In the Lepisosteus oculatus isolate fLepOcu1 chromosome 6, fLepOcu1.hap2, whole genome shotgun sequence genome, one interval contains:
- the LOC138239447 gene encoding tyrosine-protein phosphatase non-receptor type substrate 1-like isoform X1, which yields MGPASEAMKLIWCVFLVLPGLSRGVSPEVTVSQPQSSVTGDAGDSVTLNCTRSHLALGPTKWSRGTGPQKQQLDIKPAETPGHISWASGNHPTEKSIVISELSLRDSGVYYCEWYRPSQNQPSASGSGTTLTVRGKPIITPPAGRASPGDRVTLSCESEGAGNTPLSWDRDGQSQTGVQERHLTDRSRSSLTLTAAPSFIISTVRCLIPPATGKDTPVSTALQLRDFITVPPAVKVTGQTQLVLGQSASLTCQLSGFYPASWTLQWLLNDKTLGPQAGTQISRTEPQPSEEGTFTQSSLVQLTGSLELRAAALVCQAEFEGKHSERDSITLRVRGSPHITAPEKRVKAGDDLTLNCESVGDTDTPLSWRVGMKNMSGEQSRLPSSSFQGTSSSLTLRADKSFIRETVFCEIPETDLSASLRLEPVITVVPTVKIKSPEEMFLNQTVNISCLVSGFFPHSVSVSWEPMTLSRTPVQDQNCTKIQNQDGTYSAELWAWFLFKAELNGSVLACVATYRGLWTQRHYIALREIKYTGGHEEGSSSSQCHTGLVLRVLVLLSVTAAVISLLVRLRPHICPTAAVPHKSAEPPGRAAVPLIPL from the exons ATGGGTCCTGCATCAGAAGCCATGAAGCTGATCTGGTGTGTCTTTCTTGTGCTGCCTGGTCTGAGCAGAG gGGTCAGTCCAGAGGTCACAGTGTCTCAGCCCCAGTCCTCGGTCACTGGGGATGCAGGAGACAGTGTCACTCTGAACTGTACTCGGTCCCATTTGGCACTGGGACCAACGAAGTGGTCCAGAGGAACAGGGCCTCAGAAACAACAACTAGACATCAAACCTGCTGAGACTCCCGGTCATATCTCCTGGGCATCAGGAAATCACCCAACAGAGAAGTCCATCGTGATCTCAGAGCTGTCACTCAGAGACTCTGGGGTCTATTACTGTGAGTGGTACAGACCCAGTCAGAATCAGCCCAGCGCGTCCGGATCAGGAACCACACTGACCGTCAGAG GAAAGCCCATCATCACTCCCCCAGCTGGGAGAGCCAGCCCAGGAGACAGGGTGACCCTGTCCTGTGAGTCCGAGGGGGCTGGGAACACTCCTCTGAGCTGGGACAGAGACGGACAGTCACAGACTGGAGTCCAGGAGAGACATCTGACTGACAGGAGCAGGAGCTCTCTGACCCTGACTGCTGCCCCCAGCTTCATCATCTCCACAGTGCGCTGTCTGATCCCACCAGCCACAGGCAAAGACACACCAGTGTCCACTGCACTCCAGCTCCGAGACTTCATCACAG TTCCTCCTGCAGTGAAGGTCACTGGGCAGACCCAGCTGGTCCTGGGTCAGTCTGCCAGCCTCACCTGCCAGCTCTCCGGCTTCTACCCTGCCAGCTGGACCCTGCAGTGGCTCCTCAATGACAAGACTCTGGGCCCCCAGGCTGGCACACAGATCTCCAGGACTGAACCCCAGCCCAGTGAGGAGGGCACCTTCACACAGTCCAGCCTGGTCCAGCTCACAGGCAGCCTGGAGCTCAGGGCAGCAGCGCTGGTCTGCCAGGCGGAGTTCGAAGGCaaacacagcgagagagacTCCATCACActgagggtcagag GGTCTCCTCACATTACAGCCCCAGAGAAGAGGGTGAAGGCAGGAGATGACCTGACTCTGAATTGTGAGTCTGTGGGCGACACTGACACCCCCCTGTCCTGGAGGGTAGGAATGAAGAACATGTCTGGGGAACAGAGCCGCCTTCCCTCTTCATCTTTCCAGGGAACCTCAAGCAGTCTGACACTGAGGGCTGACAAGAGCTTCATCAGGGAAACTGTGTTCTGTGAAATTCCTGAGACTGACTTGTCTGCATCGCTGAGACTGGAGCCTGTTATCACAG TTGTCCCCACAGTGAAGATCAAGTCTCCAGAAGAGATGTTTCTTAACCAGACTGTCAACATCTCCTGTCTTGTTTCTGGGTTCTTTCCTCATAGTGTCTCTGTGTCTTGGGAGCCCATGACACTCTCCAGAACTCCAGTACAGGACCAGAACTGCACAAAGATCCAGAACCAGGATGGGACCTACAGCGCCGAGCTCTGGGCCTGGTTCCTGTTTAAAGCAGAGCTCAATGGGTCAGTGCTGGCCTGTGTGGCCACATACAGAGGACTATGGACACAAAGACACTACATTGCTCTGAGAGAGATAAAATATACAGGAGGTCATGAAGAGG GTTCTTCCTCCTCCCAGTGCCACACTGGTCTGGTCCTCAGGGTGCTGGTGCTCCTGTCTGTGACAGCGGCAGTGATCTCTCTCCTTGTCCGTCTGCGCCCACACATCTGTCCAACTGCAGCTGTTCCTCACAAAAGTGCTGAGCCTCCGGGCAGAGCTGCTGTTCCTCTGATCCCACTGTGA
- the LOC138239447 gene encoding signal-regulatory protein beta-1-like isoform X2, translating into MGPASEAMKLIWCVFLVLPGLSRGVSPEVTVSQPQSSVTGDAGDSVTLNCTRSHLALGPTKWSRGTGPQKQQLDIKPAETPGHISWASGNHPTEKSIVISELSLRDSGVYYCEWYRPSQNQPSASGSGTTLTVRGKPIITPPAGRASPGDRVTLSCESEGAGNTPLSWDRDGQSQTGVQERHLTDRSRSSLTLTAAPSFIISTVRCLIPPATGKDTPVSTALQLRDFITVPPAVKVTGQTQLVLGQSASLTCQLSGFYPASWTLQWLLNDKTLGPQAGTQISRTEPQPSEEGTFTQSSLVQLTGSLELRAAALVCQAEFEGKHSERDSITLRVRGSPHITAPEKRVKAGDDLTLNCESVGDTDTPLSWRVGMKNMSGEQSRLPSSSFQGTSSSLTLRADKSFIRETVFCEIPETDLSASLRLEPVITVVPTVKIKSPEEMFLNQTVNISCLVSGFFPHSVSVSWEPMTLSRTPVQDQNCTKIQNQDGTYSAELWAWFLFKAELNGFFLLPVPHWSGPQGAGAPVCDSGSDLSPCPSAPTHLSNCSCSSQKC; encoded by the exons ATGGGTCCTGCATCAGAAGCCATGAAGCTGATCTGGTGTGTCTTTCTTGTGCTGCCTGGTCTGAGCAGAG gGGTCAGTCCAGAGGTCACAGTGTCTCAGCCCCAGTCCTCGGTCACTGGGGATGCAGGAGACAGTGTCACTCTGAACTGTACTCGGTCCCATTTGGCACTGGGACCAACGAAGTGGTCCAGAGGAACAGGGCCTCAGAAACAACAACTAGACATCAAACCTGCTGAGACTCCCGGTCATATCTCCTGGGCATCAGGAAATCACCCAACAGAGAAGTCCATCGTGATCTCAGAGCTGTCACTCAGAGACTCTGGGGTCTATTACTGTGAGTGGTACAGACCCAGTCAGAATCAGCCCAGCGCGTCCGGATCAGGAACCACACTGACCGTCAGAG GAAAGCCCATCATCACTCCCCCAGCTGGGAGAGCCAGCCCAGGAGACAGGGTGACCCTGTCCTGTGAGTCCGAGGGGGCTGGGAACACTCCTCTGAGCTGGGACAGAGACGGACAGTCACAGACTGGAGTCCAGGAGAGACATCTGACTGACAGGAGCAGGAGCTCTCTGACCCTGACTGCTGCCCCCAGCTTCATCATCTCCACAGTGCGCTGTCTGATCCCACCAGCCACAGGCAAAGACACACCAGTGTCCACTGCACTCCAGCTCCGAGACTTCATCACAG TTCCTCCTGCAGTGAAGGTCACTGGGCAGACCCAGCTGGTCCTGGGTCAGTCTGCCAGCCTCACCTGCCAGCTCTCCGGCTTCTACCCTGCCAGCTGGACCCTGCAGTGGCTCCTCAATGACAAGACTCTGGGCCCCCAGGCTGGCACACAGATCTCCAGGACTGAACCCCAGCCCAGTGAGGAGGGCACCTTCACACAGTCCAGCCTGGTCCAGCTCACAGGCAGCCTGGAGCTCAGGGCAGCAGCGCTGGTCTGCCAGGCGGAGTTCGAAGGCaaacacagcgagagagacTCCATCACActgagggtcagag GGTCTCCTCACATTACAGCCCCAGAGAAGAGGGTGAAGGCAGGAGATGACCTGACTCTGAATTGTGAGTCTGTGGGCGACACTGACACCCCCCTGTCCTGGAGGGTAGGAATGAAGAACATGTCTGGGGAACAGAGCCGCCTTCCCTCTTCATCTTTCCAGGGAACCTCAAGCAGTCTGACACTGAGGGCTGACAAGAGCTTCATCAGGGAAACTGTGTTCTGTGAAATTCCTGAGACTGACTTGTCTGCATCGCTGAGACTGGAGCCTGTTATCACAG TTGTCCCCACAGTGAAGATCAAGTCTCCAGAAGAGATGTTTCTTAACCAGACTGTCAACATCTCCTGTCTTGTTTCTGGGTTCTTTCCTCATAGTGTCTCTGTGTCTTGGGAGCCCATGACACTCTCCAGAACTCCAGTACAGGACCAGAACTGCACAAAGATCCAGAACCAGGATGGGACCTACAGCGCCGAGCTCTGGGCCTGGTTCCTGTTTAAAGCAGAGCTCAATGG GTTCTTCCTCCTCCCAGTGCCACACTGGTCTGGTCCTCAGGGTGCTGGTGCTCCTGTCTGTGACAGCGGCAGTGATCTCTCTCCTTGTCCGTCTGCGCCCACACATCTGTCCAACTGCAGCTGTTCCTCACAAAAGTGCTGA